The Hydrogenobacter sp. T-2 region TATTATCATTTACAAGGAGGTAAAGGATGGACAGAGTATATATCTTTGACACAACGCTGAGAGATGGAGAACAGGCACCGGGCTTTTCAATGACCACAGAGGAAAAACTCCAGATGGCACAACAGCTTGCAAAACTTGGCGTAGATGTAATAGAAGCAGGCTTTTCTGCGGCATCAAAGGGGGATTTTGAAGCGGTTCAAACCATAGCAAGAGAAGTAAAAGGACCCATAATATGCTCCCTTGCAAGGGCTTTAGAGAGGGACATAGAGCTTGCAGGACAAGCACTTGAGCCTGCGGAGAGAAAAAGAATTCATACCTTTATAGCCACCTCTGAAATACACATGAAGTATAAGCTGAGGATGTCTCCAGAAGAGGTCTTAGAAAGGGCAAAAAGGGCTGTGGAATACGCAAGGAAGTTTACCGACGATGTGGAGTTTTCTTGCGAAGATGCAACCAGAAGTCAGAGGGATTTTCTGTATAAGGTAATAGAGACCGCCATAAAGGCTGGTGCTACCGTTATAAACATACCAGACACCGTTGGCTATACAGTTCCAGAGGAGTTTGCGGACCTCATAGAGGGTATAAGAAACAACGTTCCCAACATTGACAAGGCAATAATAAGCGTTCACTGTCATGATGATCTTGGGATGGCGGTTGCCAATTCTCTTATGGCGGTAAAGCATGGAGCAAGACAGGTAGAATGCACCATAAACGGCATAGGAGAAAGGGCGGGAAACGCAGCCTTGGAAGAGATAGTTATGGCTCTAAGGGTTCGCAAGGACTTCTTTGGAGGTCTATACACCAACATAAACACCAAAGAGCTATATAGGACAAGCAGGCTCTTGTGTAGGATTACAGGCAGTTTTGTCCAGCCCAATAAGGCGGTAGTAGGTGATAACGCCTTTGCTCACGAGTCTGGCATTCACCAACATGGTGTGCTGTCTAATCCTCTCACCTATGAGATTATGTCGCCGGAAGATGTAGGCTTTCCATCAACGCGCATAATCCTCGGTAAACATTCAGGAAGGCACGCCCTAAAGAGCAAGTTAAAAGAAATGGGTTTTGAGTTCTCAGAGGAAGACTTGGACAGGGTTTTTGAAAAATTCAAAGCCCTTGCGGATAAGAAGAAGGATGTCTACGAAGAGGACATAGAGGCACTGGTTTATGAGGAGTTTGTAAAGCATGAAGAGGAAGAGCCCATAAGGGTTATCCACTATCAAGTTCAGACAGGAGACAAACTCTTACCTACCGCCACCGTGGTGCTGACCTTTAAGGGAGAGGAAAGAACCGCTACCTCTACTGGTAATGGACCTGTAGACGCCATAATAAGAGCAATACAGAAAGCTCTCGGTGTAGAACCTAAGCTCTTGGACTTTTCTATCAAAGCACTAACTCCTAACACGGACGCTCAGGCGGAGTCAAGGCTTGTGATAGAGCTGGATGGAGTTAAGGCAAGCGGAAGAGGTGTGGACGTGGATATAATAAGGGCAAGCGTAAGCGGTTTTGTGGACGCGCTCAACAGGGCTATGATGAGGAAAAGCTACATAGTTTCAAGGGAAAGCCTAAGAAGGGAAGGCACAGTTTGAAATTTTAGAACTTTTTTATCCTTAATGCCCTACCAGTCCTAATGGTTAATGGAAAGGCTCTGCGTATAGGTAAACACATCCCCACTACCGGAGCCCTTAGGGAGATACTAACTAACATAAACCCTTAGCCCTTCTCCCTCCTCTACTTTTCCTATGACCCACACCCTTAAGCCCAAGTTCTCCGCTTCCTTCTTAAATGTTTCTTCCTTATCCTCTGGAAATGTAAAAAGCAAACCCCCTGAGGTTACAGGATCTGTAAGCAGTAAAATCTGCCA contains the following coding sequences:
- the leuA gene encoding 2-isopropylmalate synthase; translated protein: MDRVYIFDTTLRDGEQAPGFSMTTEEKLQMAQQLAKLGVDVIEAGFSAASKGDFEAVQTIAREVKGPIICSLARALERDIELAGQALEPAERKRIHTFIATSEIHMKYKLRMSPEEVLERAKRAVEYARKFTDDVEFSCEDATRSQRDFLYKVIETAIKAGATVINIPDTVGYTVPEEFADLIEGIRNNVPNIDKAIISVHCHDDLGMAVANSLMAVKHGARQVECTINGIGERAGNAALEEIVMALRVRKDFFGGLYTNINTKELYRTSRLLCRITGSFVQPNKAVVGDNAFAHESGIHQHGVLSNPLTYEIMSPEDVGFPSTRIILGKHSGRHALKSKLKEMGFEFSEEDLDRVFEKFKALADKKKDVYEEDIEALVYEEFVKHEEEEPIRVIHYQVQTGDKLLPTATVVLTFKGEERTATSTGNGPVDAIIRAIQKALGVEPKLLDFSIKALTPNTDAQAESRLVIELDGVKASGRGVDVDIIRASVSGFVDALNRAMMRKSYIVSRESLRREGTV